In the Aneurinibacillus soli genome, one interval contains:
- a CDS encoding tail fiber assembly protein, producing MICVVVNCSTGATHEENFEFIPHVPTVEELLARIRQERNAKLLVCDCTVLPCSPLSDEQRQAWIEYRQALRDFTEICDLANVVWPKIPE from the coding sequence ATGATATGTGTTGTAGTAAATTGCAGTACAGGGGCAACACACGAGGAAAATTTTGAGTTTATACCGCATGTGCCGACTGTGGAAGAACTGCTCGCTCGAATTCGTCAGGAACGCAATGCAAAACTCTTGGTGTGTGACTGTACTGTACTGCCATGCTCGCCGTTGTCGGATGAACAAAGGCAAGCATGGATAGAATACCGGCAGGCTCTAAGAGATTTCACTGAGATATGTGATCTAGCAAATGTAGTGTGGCCGAAGATTCCCGAATAG
- a CDS encoding endonuclease domain-containing protein, which produces MLDGEEVIFLEYVLPIIVVAGAILILSCLKPIEPTFSKVDWSQRRKCQSNPEKLMFDALAKWDVVILTQVPIKQYQIDLFLPKYKLAIECDSIFHDTPEAQERDRKKDVAITEAGWKVIRVRDEEIKKDMTGVLSKVAQAMDWTPEEANKKDDESAIKDQIQQKASR; this is translated from the coding sequence ATGTTAGATGGAGAAGAGGTGATATTTTTGGAATATGTGCTACCGATCATAGTAGTGGCAGGAGCCATACTGATTCTATCTTGTTTAAAACCGATTGAGCCAACATTTTCGAAAGTTGACTGGTCACAGCGAAGAAAATGCCAATCAAACCCGGAAAAGCTAATGTTTGATGCGTTGGCAAAATGGGATGTAGTAATTCTGACCCAAGTTCCGATTAAGCAGTATCAAATTGACTTATTCTTACCTAAGTATAAATTGGCTATTGAGTGCGACAGCATATTTCACGATACGCCAGAAGCGCAGGAGCGTGACAGGAAAAAAGATGTTGCTATTACGGAGGCGGGATGGAAAGTTATCAGGGTACGGGATGAAGAAATAAAGAAGGATATGACAGGCGTATTATCTAAAGTTGCTCAAGCGATGGATTGGACACCGGAAGAAGCTAATAAGAAAGACGATGAATCTGCGATAAAAGATCAAATTCAGCAAAAGGCATCCCGATAA
- a CDS encoding tyrosine-type recombinase/integrase: MIEDFKNYLRYERNLSENTLDGYCRDINQFLSSITKPYSEVTPHDISDFIIGVRKQGCSAATSNRKLSAIKTYFKFLVKKGSLQNNPAILVEGAKQEKKLPRPVDVQDIDATVDKIDNLRDKLMIELLYCTGVRRSELVGIRVSDINHQGYILVFGKGNKERIVPLAPATMDMIAEWLHERRVDGNGDPMYLFPGKKKPQLCAWQVGEVIRKWRGNANITPHKLRHSFATDLLSNGADLRTIQEFMGHETIATTERYTAVTMEKKLQDYKKFHPRALS, from the coding sequence ATGATTGAGGATTTCAAAAATTACCTGCGCTATGAGCGTAACCTGTCTGAGAACACACTTGATGGCTACTGTCGCGATATTAACCAGTTCCTTTCCTCCATCACCAAGCCTTACTCCGAAGTGACTCCACATGACATTTCCGATTTCATCATTGGTGTACGCAAGCAAGGCTGTAGCGCCGCCACTTCTAACCGTAAACTTTCAGCTATCAAGACATACTTCAAGTTTCTTGTTAAAAAAGGAAGCCTCCAAAACAATCCTGCTATCCTAGTTGAAGGCGCAAAGCAGGAGAAGAAGCTGCCACGCCCAGTTGATGTACAGGATATTGACGCAACCGTAGATAAAATCGACAACCTGCGTGATAAACTGATGATTGAACTTCTGTACTGCACCGGTGTACGGCGTAGTGAACTTGTCGGTATCAGGGTAAGCGACATTAATCACCAAGGATATATTCTGGTATTTGGCAAAGGCAATAAGGAGCGCATTGTGCCACTGGCTCCAGCAACAATGGACATGATTGCAGAATGGCTACATGAGAGGAGGGTAGATGGCAACGGCGATCCGATGTATCTGTTCCCAGGCAAAAAGAAACCCCAACTATGCGCATGGCAAGTTGGGGAAGTAATTCGGAAATGGCGCGGTAATGCGAACATCACGCCGCATAAGTTGCGCCACTCATTTGCGACTGATTTGCTCAGTAACGGGGCTGATCTACGTACTATTCAGGAGTTTATGGGGCATGAAACTATCGCAACCACTGAACGCTATACGGCTGTTACGATGGAGAAGAAATTGCAGGACTACAAGAAGTTCCATCCAAGGGCACTATCCTAA
- a CDS encoding DUF5651 domain-containing protein: protein MKAYLNRQERENIVTMLVFELTMDSLLQASPRVQKLFGKHWSDMKRARTYIHKALKEGLAESLDQKEILRIHKIAQKCDFIVRERAGKPLPDKRVVAVPDTLIADLAELAIANHCRDCKRCDWQECRVFTVMQEADIPAAHMETGDCPYRQ, encoded by the coding sequence ATGAAAGCGTACCTGAATCGGCAAGAACGCGAGAACATTGTCACCATGCTGGTGTTCGAGCTGACGATGGACAGCCTACTTCAAGCAAGTCCGCGAGTGCAGAAACTGTTTGGTAAGCATTGGTCTGATATGAAGCGGGCGCGGACGTATATTCACAAAGCGTTGAAGGAGGGGCTTGCCGAATCGCTTGACCAGAAGGAGATTTTACGCATTCACAAAATCGCGCAGAAATGTGACTTCATCGTGCGTGAACGTGCCGGGAAGCCGTTACCGGATAAACGGGTGGTAGCGGTGCCGGATACGTTGATAGCGGATTTGGCTGAGTTGGCGATTGCTAACCATTGTCGGGACTGCAAGCGGTGTGATTGGCAGGAGTGTCGCGTGTTTACGGTGATGCAGGAAGCAGATATTCCGGCAGCACATATGGAGACGGGCGATTGTCCGTATCGGCAGTAA
- the yyaC gene encoding spore protease YyaC, translating into MTSKEEVAVALRYMLPTFDAESYVFACIGTDRSTGDSLGPLVGSKLAADGYDVIGTLDKPLHAVNLEERLSQVPAGKTVIAIDACLGSMRKVGTVSVTEGPLKPGAGVGKKLVEVGDYHIKAFVNVGTPNYAENYFNLANTRLSIVFKLASVICDAIMEVIAPVVFEEVAASEDTDRFSAGLSDQQEQKIVDECIG; encoded by the coding sequence ATGACGAGTAAAGAAGAAGTTGCTGTTGCACTACGCTACATGCTGCCCACATTCGATGCAGAAAGCTATGTATTTGCCTGCATAGGGACGGACCGTTCGACAGGAGATAGTCTGGGGCCGTTAGTTGGCAGTAAGCTAGCGGCGGACGGATATGATGTGATTGGCACATTAGATAAGCCGCTACATGCGGTGAATTTAGAAGAACGATTAAGCCAAGTGCCAGCGGGGAAAACGGTGATTGCGATTGATGCCTGCTTAGGGAGTATGAGGAAGGTTGGTACAGTTAGCGTAACGGAGGGACCGCTCAAGCCAGGTGCCGGAGTTGGCAAGAAGCTAGTAGAAGTAGGAGATTACCATATCAAAGCGTTTGTAAATGTCGGAACACCTAACTACGCAGAAAATTATTTTAATTTAGCAAATACCAGATTGTCGATTGTATTTAAACTTGCAAGTGTCATCTGTGATGCCATTATGGAGGTGATTGCACCTGTGGTTTTCGAAGAAGTTGCGGCGAGTGAAGATACAGACAGATTTTCAGCTGGATTATCCGATCAGCAAGAGCAGAAGATTGTAGATGAATGTATCGGTTGA
- a CDS encoding AAA family ATPase: MIIRQLEVRNFKGAKHAICAFGEQVKISGDNYTGKTSIAEAIVFALYGLNLDGSSRTDSLVNKDERKAEVSVTVEVDGRTFEIRREQTRQKKVLLNKVQVTQAEIESVIGPAENFMASFWPTHVLGMSDKEARNFFMKFVQLIEPGVVLSEMDQVFRDALQGLEMHDPESRKKELNAEIKEMQADLFYIEGAVATHQVTMQMDVPEKVDTQEMELPLEQVEKQLFAVSEKPALQDTSGLEDRIKEYERNMYTVLPPQPVLQDMAPFEQAVRDAECKLYEAERMPEPKAPDVTDIQHKIATLRAEYKVVKHELDQLAIPLQVGDTCPTCQQSFSEQAYALAMKKLDERKKAYEDELSEMEDAGGSLQAQLKAKQAAYKREVEAYQSQKEQKIAEATQAIEKAKADLQAVKKANADAMSQYEEQKQQVAAEWMQKVEEAKQALRDVQEGNNQLIVECERVEKQRKADLQQQRTELQQSLDERRKINAERESILQRKEEAAQAIEKMQASAENDKSVIERNELAIKAINEYVAKHAEMQAGQIEQYFTNVSIKLFDVTKTTGEIKPVFKLLYNDKPINILSLSERIRLGLEVAGMVKQVTGKVYPTFVDNAESITHFDAIPGQLFTATVVAGQSLQVE, from the coding sequence ATGATAATTCGTCAACTGGAAGTGAGAAACTTCAAAGGTGCAAAACATGCCATTTGTGCGTTTGGTGAGCAGGTGAAAATCAGCGGCGACAACTACACAGGCAAGACTTCAATTGCGGAAGCCATCGTATTCGCGCTGTACGGCCTGAATCTGGATGGAAGCAGCCGGACAGATTCGCTGGTCAACAAGGATGAGCGTAAAGCAGAAGTGTCCGTTACGGTAGAAGTAGATGGGCGCACCTTCGAGATTCGACGGGAGCAGACGCGGCAAAAGAAAGTGCTGCTGAATAAGGTGCAGGTTACACAAGCTGAGATTGAATCTGTCATTGGACCTGCTGAAAATTTCATGGCATCATTCTGGCCGACTCACGTATTAGGCATGAGTGATAAAGAAGCACGAAACTTCTTCATGAAGTTTGTGCAACTGATTGAACCGGGAGTGGTACTGTCTGAAATGGACCAAGTGTTCCGTGATGCTTTGCAAGGTTTGGAGATGCATGACCCGGAGAGCCGCAAGAAAGAACTGAACGCTGAGATTAAGGAGATGCAGGCTGACCTATTCTATATTGAGGGTGCGGTTGCTACGCATCAAGTGACAATGCAGATGGATGTGCCGGAGAAAGTAGATACACAGGAGATGGAATTACCGCTTGAGCAAGTAGAGAAGCAACTGTTTGCCGTAAGTGAAAAGCCAGCGTTACAGGATACGTCAGGATTAGAAGATAGGATTAAGGAATACGAACGCAATATGTATACCGTTTTACCACCACAACCAGTGTTGCAGGATATGGCACCGTTTGAGCAGGCTGTACGAGACGCAGAGTGTAAGCTGTATGAAGCAGAACGTATGCCGGAGCCAAAAGCGCCGGATGTGACTGATATTCAGCATAAAATCGCAACGTTACGTGCAGAGTACAAAGTTGTGAAGCATGAACTTGATCAACTTGCTATACCGCTTCAGGTAGGGGATACATGCCCGACATGCCAGCAGAGCTTTAGTGAGCAGGCGTATGCATTGGCTATGAAAAAGCTAGATGAGCGCAAGAAAGCGTATGAAGATGAGTTGTCGGAAATGGAAGATGCGGGTGGCAGTCTTCAAGCGCAACTAAAAGCAAAACAAGCGGCGTACAAACGCGAAGTAGAAGCTTATCAATCGCAGAAAGAGCAAAAGATTGCAGAAGCAACGCAGGCGATTGAGAAAGCAAAAGCAGACCTGCAAGCTGTGAAAAAGGCTAATGCTGACGCTATGAGCCAGTATGAGGAGCAAAAGCAACAAGTTGCGGCTGAATGGATGCAGAAGGTAGAGGAAGCTAAACAAGCGCTGCGTGATGTTCAGGAAGGAAACAATCAGCTCATTGTTGAGTGCGAGAGGGTAGAGAAGCAACGAAAAGCAGATTTACAGCAGCAACGTACAGAGTTGCAGCAATCGCTCGATGAACGACGCAAAATCAACGCCGAGCGTGAAAGTATTCTTCAGCGTAAGGAAGAAGCGGCGCAGGCGATTGAGAAGATGCAGGCATCAGCCGAGAATGACAAGTCTGTGATTGAACGGAATGAGCTGGCGATTAAGGCTATCAATGAATATGTTGCCAAACATGCGGAGATGCAGGCTGGACAGATTGAGCAGTACTTTACGAATGTATCAATCAAGCTGTTTGATGTGACAAAGACAACAGGTGAGATTAAGCCGGTATTCAAGTTGCTGTACAATGACAAGCCAATCAATATTCTATCGCTGTCTGAGCGTATTCGGCTGGGGCTAGAAGTGGCCGGTATGGTGAAGCAAGTGACTGGGAAGGTATACCCTACATTTGTAGATAACGCCGAGAGTATCACGCATTTTGATGCGATACCAGGGCAACTGTTCACAGCCACAGTAGTAGCAGGGCAGTCGTTGCAGGTTGAGTAA
- a CDS encoding Sak single strand annealing protein, which translates to MGEKPQNFYEKMASVDVGEFIEKKAGFSYLSWSWAVDQLRRHDPTATWEVKRFDSMPYLKTDCGYFVEVAVTCNGVELSQIHPVLDNRNKPIEKPNSFQINTSIQRCLAKAIALHGLGLYIYSGEDLPPSEPQEPTPSIKENWKKLMGDTDKFDAQYQKWVSEGRSNEWIEQFLTDKLADKQGGQ; encoded by the coding sequence ATGGGCGAGAAACCACAAAACTTTTACGAGAAGATGGCTTCCGTAGATGTGGGTGAATTCATCGAGAAAAAAGCTGGATTTAGCTATCTTTCTTGGTCGTGGGCGGTTGACCAGCTACGCCGTCATGATCCAACAGCTACATGGGAGGTAAAGCGGTTTGATAGTATGCCGTACTTAAAAACAGACTGCGGGTATTTTGTAGAAGTAGCAGTGACATGCAACGGAGTCGAACTATCTCAAATTCATCCTGTACTTGATAACCGTAACAAACCTATCGAAAAACCAAACTCCTTTCAAATCAATACAAGTATCCAGCGGTGCTTAGCTAAAGCAATAGCGCTACACGGCTTAGGTTTGTACATCTATTCAGGAGAAGATTTACCACCTTCCGAACCACAAGAACCAACACCGTCTATCAAAGAGAATTGGAAAAAACTCATGGGTGATACAGACAAGTTCGATGCACAGTATCAAAAATGGGTGAGTGAAGGTCGCTCAAATGAATGGATTGAGCAATTTTTAACAGACAAGTTAGCAGATAAGCAGGGAGGACAATAG
- a CDS encoding single-stranded DNA-binding protein, with translation MNRSILLGRLTKDVEMRYTQNGTAICTFTLAVDRRFKRDGEPDADFLNIVVWSKLAELCAQYLKKGRQAAVEGRIQTRNYENNEGRRIYVTEIVAENVTFIGGHGDSGNSNGNGGQGQQPSGNQGGRRSGGSFNDNPFADDQRPIDISDDDLPF, from the coding sequence ATGAACAGATCAATTTTGCTCGGTAGACTTACGAAAGACGTGGAGATGCGTTATACGCAGAACGGAACTGCGATTTGCACGTTCACACTGGCAGTAGATCGACGCTTTAAGCGTGATGGTGAACCAGACGCAGACTTCCTTAACATCGTAGTCTGGAGCAAGCTGGCTGAGCTTTGTGCCCAGTATTTGAAGAAAGGTCGTCAGGCAGCCGTAGAGGGTCGGATTCAGACACGCAACTACGAGAATAACGAAGGCAGGCGCATCTATGTAACCGAGATTGTGGCGGAGAACGTAACATTTATCGGTGGTCATGGTGATAGCGGAAATAGTAATGGTAACGGTGGACAAGGGCAGCAACCCAGTGGTAATCAAGGTGGCAGACGTTCAGGTGGTTCGTTTAACGACAACCCGTTTGCAGATGACCAGCGACCAATCGACATCTCGGATGATGATTTGCCTTTTTAA
- a CDS encoding IDEAL domain-containing protein, whose product MIVNPAVLSLAAEMVLDEAIRNYRIDTLHKKIDHALEHGDRLMFDEATSKLKSLIDESSVRSDSHKYFMEMN is encoded by the coding sequence ATGATTGTTAACCCTGCTGTGTTAAGTTTAGCCGCAGAAATGGTGCTTGATGAAGCGATTCGCAACTATCGAATCGACACCCTGCATAAGAAAATCGATCATGCGCTTGAGCATGGCGATCGTCTGATGTTTGATGAAGCGACAAGTAAATTAAAGAGTTTAATTGATGAAAGTTCCGTACGTAGCGATTCGCACAAGTACTTTATGGAGATGAATTGA
- a CDS encoding DnaD domain-containing protein — MSKTVEEVGRMSFTGNIIPANWLKTLRHDSGKPNMVAIMVLSEIVYWYRPMEIRDESTGELQKPQKKFKADKLQRSYQSFADQFGFSKRQVKESMDFLEKTGVITREFRTITEAGTVLNNVLYIDINVEMLKAVTYQTEESPSPECTTLPHSNVPPSHVSLSPSPTFERGTNTEITTETTTKSKREEEEDDPFRFYQENIMLNIKPFVAEEISYWIDSGKFDKPNTVIVEAMKIAVRKEAVKNKWDYANKLLMDWSDKGLRTIEVIRNEIQDMSKTYSSRKKASKQASTFDAIESMKQRIKNGEFDKDDA, encoded by the coding sequence ATGAGTAAGACCGTTGAAGAAGTAGGGCGCATGAGTTTTACGGGTAATATTATCCCGGCTAATTGGCTGAAAACATTACGTCACGATAGCGGAAAGCCAAATATGGTTGCGATCATGGTTCTGTCCGAAATCGTGTACTGGTATCGACCGATGGAAATTCGAGACGAATCAACCGGAGAATTGCAGAAGCCTCAGAAGAAGTTCAAAGCCGACAAGTTGCAACGCAGCTATCAAAGTTTCGCTGACCAATTTGGCTTTTCCAAACGACAGGTTAAAGAGTCAATGGATTTTTTAGAGAAGACAGGAGTCATTACACGCGAGTTTCGTACTATCACAGAAGCCGGAACCGTGCTGAACAATGTTCTGTACATCGACATAAACGTAGAAATGTTAAAAGCTGTAACGTACCAAACGGAGGAGTCTCCTTCACCAGAATGTACCACCCTCCCACATTCTAACGTACCACCCTCCCACGTTTCGCTGTCACCCTCTCCTACGTTTGAACGGGGGACAAATACAGAGATTACTACAGAGACTACTACAAAGAGTAAAAGAGAAGAAGAGGAGGACGATCCGTTCCGGTTCTACCAGGAAAACATCATGTTGAACATCAAGCCATTTGTTGCTGAGGAAATCAGCTACTGGATTGATAGCGGTAAGTTTGATAAGCCGAACACAGTGATTGTCGAAGCCATGAAGATAGCGGTACGGAAGGAAGCAGTCAAGAACAAATGGGACTATGCCAACAAACTGCTGATGGATTGGAGTGACAAAGGGTTGCGAACGATTGAAGTAATTCGCAATGAGATCCAAGATATGAGCAAAACGTACAGCTCACGTAAAAAGGCAAGTAAGCAGGCATCCACGTTTGATGCAATAGAGAGTATGAAGCAGCGAATAAAAAACGGGGAGTTCGATAAGGATGACGCTTGA
- a CDS encoding replicative helicase loader/inhibitor, which yields MTLEQTVDVLEKIAAAYHSFEVTEKRIILWHEFLEPHDMELVNKNLRRHIESKPFPPAISDLVKPDEDYEREYVPLGEIDLLGE from the coding sequence ATGACGCTTGAACAGACGGTCGATGTTCTCGAAAAAATAGCGGCTGCCTATCATAGCTTTGAAGTCACAGAAAAACGTATTATCCTGTGGCATGAATTTCTTGAACCGCACGATATGGAGTTGGTAAACAAAAACCTACGCCGACATATCGAGTCAAAGCCGTTCCCTCCAGCCATATCAGACCTGGTAAAGCCTGATGAAGATTATGAGCGTGAGTATGTACCGTTAGGAGAGATAGACTTGTTGGGAGAGTGA
- a CDS encoding DnaB-like helicase C-terminal domain-containing protein, protein MSIKDYKTPTDQQAEIAVLSAMLNSEQCLDDALSSIDENYFYYDETKKAFKVIVSLSTDTQPNVQSVLKRMETQREKTLIKRADMSFKGVEAFSAALKDLADTYLKREQYYTAMKILGMTQDTNSHPEEILSVMDAGMSKVFSSDAKDEIIEPEVYATEALEHFREVCQAPEEAYGIRLSIELPNGQVIGFPGIDETILGLHGGDLIFIAAQTGKGKTAVAQNIARIVSIHQKYRTYYENTEMRKLEMAARLAAQLSQVPAKEIMSGRLTGTAQEIQAKKQKVEKAYQKIRDSQLYLSRLPNLTVAKSRGLAKKFRNKYGSLDMLVIDYVGRMNLDTPEFSKLQDYQKLIRVAKKSKELAMELNAPVVLLGQLNDDEQIEGAKAMANECDAVYFFKPLNSKDEDLLRKSFRDEEKAKRVTHKIEKRKVRRDDSDIPIWCHFDKKRQFITEVVPEIRG, encoded by the coding sequence TTGAGCATCAAGGATTACAAGACACCTACGGACCAACAAGCGGAAATAGCTGTACTCAGCGCCATGTTGAACAGTGAACAATGTCTGGATGATGCATTATCGAGCATAGACGAGAACTATTTCTACTATGACGAGACGAAAAAAGCGTTCAAGGTGATCGTATCCCTCTCTACTGACACGCAGCCGAATGTGCAGAGCGTGTTAAAGCGTATGGAGACGCAGAGAGAGAAAACGTTAATCAAACGAGCTGATATGTCATTCAAGGGTGTAGAAGCGTTTAGTGCCGCCTTAAAAGACCTTGCAGACACATACCTAAAGCGAGAACAGTACTATACGGCTATGAAGATTTTGGGGATGACGCAGGATACTAACTCTCACCCAGAAGAAATCCTGTCGGTCATGGATGCTGGGATGAGTAAGGTATTTTCGAGTGATGCAAAGGACGAGATTATCGAGCCGGAGGTATATGCAACGGAAGCACTGGAACATTTTCGAGAAGTGTGCCAAGCGCCGGAGGAAGCATACGGAATACGGTTATCTATTGAGTTGCCAAATGGTCAAGTAATCGGGTTCCCGGGCATTGATGAAACGATACTAGGCTTACATGGTGGAGACTTAATCTTCATAGCAGCCCAGACCGGCAAAGGGAAAACAGCGGTTGCTCAGAATATTGCACGTATCGTATCCATCCACCAAAAGTACAGGACGTACTATGAGAATACCGAGATGCGAAAACTGGAGATGGCAGCGCGGCTAGCTGCTCAACTTTCGCAGGTGCCGGCGAAGGAGATTATGTCCGGCAGGCTTACGGGAACAGCGCAGGAGATTCAGGCAAAGAAGCAAAAGGTTGAGAAGGCGTACCAAAAAATACGAGATTCGCAGCTGTATTTATCCCGTTTGCCGAATCTTACCGTGGCAAAATCGAGGGGGCTGGCAAAGAAATTCCGTAACAAGTACGGCAGTCTGGATATGCTTGTGATCGACTATGTAGGGCGTATGAACCTAGATACGCCAGAGTTCAGCAAATTACAGGACTATCAAAAGCTTATTCGGGTAGCGAAGAAAAGCAAGGAATTGGCGATGGAGTTAAACGCACCCGTCGTTCTCTTGGGACAGTTGAATGATGATGAACAGATTGAGGGTGCAAAGGCGATGGCCAACGAATGTGATGCCGTATATTTCTTCAAACCACTCAATAGCAAAGATGAGGACCTGTTGCGGAAGTCGTTTCGTGATGAGGAGAAGGCAAAGCGAGTGACGCATAAGATCGAGAAACGGAAGGTCCGTAGAGACGACAGTGATATTCCGATATGGTGTCATTTTGATAAGAAGCGGCAGTTTATTACGGAAGTTGTGCCGGAGATAAGGGGATGA
- a CDS encoding primase C-terminal domain-containing protein: MNRNRLCDITKLGDPTGYRDAYMTYFRYPDEMAVYFQNNQRESKGGHWYPSVMGYKGPAYTDWIPIDIDATTIEEAQDGAVQAIEILEMYGIDTNACRFYFSGAKGFHIMIPATMAGLRSGDDIHKRLLYLVTNLMSGRVDIDMKIYDKVRIFRLPNTINGKSSLYKVELYEFELRNMSVEQIREMAKNPREELDVEEEYELNEYLHELNQAYEQLQKDGAQPYAGVNGDKATIRVKLCMHSIMQGIPEGSRDNAGLRVVTHLKHAGLNPKMVWVAFDEWNNGNNPPLDTDDMERIYRQGMEREYDFGCRDAVLQEHCDKRCKLWKEEYTINNVSRRW, from the coding sequence ATGAACCGTAATCGACTATGCGATATAACGAAACTTGGAGATCCAACCGGATACCGCGATGCATACATGACATACTTTCGCTACCCAGATGAAATGGCAGTATACTTCCAGAACAATCAGCGAGAGTCGAAGGGTGGACATTGGTATCCGAGCGTCATGGGCTACAAAGGACCTGCTTACACCGATTGGATACCAATTGATATAGACGCAACAACAATCGAGGAAGCGCAGGACGGTGCTGTTCAAGCGATTGAAATACTGGAGATGTATGGGATTGACACAAACGCTTGTCGATTCTACTTTTCTGGGGCGAAAGGGTTCCATATTATGATCCCGGCTACGATGGCAGGGTTGAGGTCGGGTGATGACATTCACAAGCGATTGCTGTATCTGGTTACGAACCTGATGAGTGGTCGAGTTGATATTGACATGAAAATTTATGACAAGGTGCGGATATTCCGTTTGCCCAACACGATTAACGGAAAGTCCAGTCTGTATAAAGTAGAGTTGTATGAGTTTGAGTTACGGAATATGAGTGTAGAACAAATTCGGGAGATGGCAAAAAATCCGCGTGAGGAACTGGATGTTGAAGAAGAGTACGAGCTGAATGAGTACCTGCATGAACTGAATCAGGCATATGAGCAGCTGCAGAAAGATGGGGCACAGCCATACGCAGGAGTGAATGGTGATAAAGCTACTATTCGTGTAAAGCTGTGCATGCATTCCATCATGCAGGGGATTCCAGAAGGAAGCAGGGATAATGCGGGGCTACGTGTGGTTACACACCTGAAGCATGCTGGACTCAATCCTAAGATGGTATGGGTTGCTTTCGATGAGTGGAACAACGGTAATAATCCACCGTTGGATACAGATGACATGGAGCGCATTTATCGGCAGGGGATGGAGCGGGAATATGACTTCGGTTGCCGGGATGCGGTTTTGCAGGAGCACTGTGATAAGCGGTGCAAGCTGTGGAAAGAAGAGTATACAATCAATAATGTGAGTAGGAGATGGTAG
- a CDS encoding ASCH/PUA domain-containing protein yields MVDEKKPRIHELKTEPQYFQAVLDGHKRFEIRKNDRDFKVGDTLVLKEYNADVHAFTGRKVEVTVTYMTDYAQQQGYLVLGIGGKVEIA; encoded by the coding sequence ATGGTAGATGAGAAGAAACCAAGAATACATGAACTGAAAACTGAGCCACAGTACTTTCAGGCTGTGCTCGATGGTCACAAGCGATTCGAGATCAGGAAGAATGATCGGGATTTTAAAGTGGGCGACACACTTGTTTTGAAAGAGTACAACGCCGACGTACACGCTTTTACAGGTCGGAAGGTGGAAGTGACAGTCACATACATGACGGACTATGCACAACAGCAGGGGTATCTGGTGCTAGGAATCGGGGGGAAAGTAGAAATTGCATGA
- a CDS encoding zinc-finger domain-containing protein, whose product MTKKEKRALRLQICRMLDTECAKCKKVDQALDGKKNSERDSAKNQFQNYCITECSTGERLRSIASELTGEKIKPPKKKSFLAATRQREELTPQSYVADKEKGMKDWQIAMQYDISTSRFGKIKKCWREQGLLEVGV is encoded by the coding sequence GTGACAAAGAAGGAGAAGCGAGCGTTACGCTTGCAGATATGCCGGATGCTGGACACAGAATGTGCAAAGTGCAAAAAGGTAGATCAGGCACTGGATGGAAAGAAAAATAGTGAACGGGACAGTGCAAAAAACCAGTTTCAGAACTATTGTATTACAGAGTGCTCAACTGGAGAAAGACTCCGATCTATCGCTTCAGAATTAACTGGGGAAAAAATAAAACCACCAAAGAAAAAGTCATTTCTTGCTGCAACAAGACAGCGTGAAGAGTTAACACCACAAAGCTATGTAGCTGACAAAGAGAAGGGCATGAAAGATTGGCAGATTGCTATGCAGTACGACATTAGCACGTCACGCTTTGGCAAGATCAAGAAATGTTGGCGCGAGCAAGGACTGCTGGAGGTAGGAGTATGA